The window GCGCAGCACCCGGCGCAGGTCCCAGACCTCCTGGTCCCCGATCCCGGCGACGGCGTCCCAGCGCGGGGAGCCGCCGACCGACAGCGCGTCCTCGGTGCGGCCGGCGCCGATCTGCCGGGCGCCGAGCCGGATCACCTCGGGGGCCACCCAGGTCGGCGCGTGCACCCCGTTGGTGACGGAGGTGATGGGGACGTCGGCGGGGTCGAAGCCCGGCCACAGGCCGGCGAACATGCCCCGGCTGACGGCCCCGTGCAGGGTGGAGACGCCGTTGGCGCGCTGGGCGAGGCGCAGCCCCATGACGGCCATGTTGAAGACCCCGGGGTCGCCGCCGGGGTAGGACTCGGCGCCCAGTTCGAGGATCCGGTCCACGGGCACGCCGGCCAGTTCGCCGCCCTCCCCGAAGTGCCGGGCGACCAGGGACCGCTCGAAGCGGTCGATGCCGGCGGGGACGGGGGTGTGCGTGGTGAACACGGTTCCGGCGCGCACCGCCTCGACGGCGGCGTCGAAGCCGAGCCCCGGCTCTCCTCCCAGTTCCCTTATGCGTTCGAGTCCGAGGAACCCGGCGTGCCCCTCGTTGGTGTGGAAGACCTCGGGGTCGGGATGGCCGGTGAGCCGGCAGTACGTACGGACCGCGCGGACGCCTCCGATGCCGAGCAGCATCTCCTGGAGCAGCCGGTGGTCGCTGCCGCCGCCGTAGAGCCGGTCGGTCACCTCGCGGGCGGCGGTGTCGTTGTCCTCGACGTCGGAGTCGAGGAGCAGCAGCGGCACCCGCCCGACGCGGGCCTGCCAGATGTGCGCGTGCAACGCGCGGCCGCCGGGCAGGCTGAGTGCCACCCGGGCGGGGCTGCCGTCCTCCTCGCGGACCAGGGAGACGGGCAGCTCGTTGGGGTCGAGGACGGGGTAGTGCTCCTGCTGCCAGCCGTCGCGGGAGAGCGACTGGCGGAAGTAGCCGTGGCGGTAGAGCAGGCCCACTCCGATGAGCGGGACGCCGAGGTCGCTGGCGGCCTTGAGGTGGTCGCCGGCGAGGATCCCGAGGCCGCCGGAGTACTGCGGCAGGGCTGCGGTGATGCCGAACTCGGGGGAGAAATAGGCGATCCCCGCGGGGAGCCCGCCATCGCTCTCGTGGCTCTGGTACCACCTCCCGCCGTGGACGTAGTCGTCGAGGTCGGCGGCGGCCACGGCGAGCCGGCGCAGGAACCGGCGGTCGCCGGCCAGTTCCTCCAGCCGGGCGGCGGGCACGGCGCCGAGCAGGCGGACGGGGTCGCCGCCGGCGGCCTGCCAGCCTTCGGGGTCGACGGATTGGAAGAGTTCGCGGGTTTCCGCGTGCCAAGACCAGCGCAGGTTGCGCGCGAGGTCGGCGAGCGGCAGAAGGGGTTCGGGGAGGACGGGGCGCACGGTGAATCGACGGATAGCCTTCACGTGTTCCACCTTCGCAGGGGATGACGGATCGGAGCGGTCGCACCACGCTGTGCACCCGCGCTTCGACCCCCGGAAGGCTAGCGGCGCCCCCGCCGCCCGGCCATGGCGCCTCGTGGGGCCGGGTCTCCAACGGGTCGTCCGGTGAAGGCCGCAGACGGCCGGCGACCGGCCGGCACGCCCGCCGCGGGCCGCCCGGTCCCGTCCGCCGCGGGGGTGCGATTCCGGCCGGATCCCTGCCCCGCGGACCATTCGGCCGCGTGCCCCCGCGCTTGCCGGGGCACACGAGATGCGCGGGCCCGACGGAGCGGAACAAGGGTGTCTGCGGGGCCCGTGAGGCAACTGGGACAGGGGGTGTGCCGCTGTACATCAGTCGGTCCTCACCGACTTGACGGAGCCTCGACCGATGTCGATCCGGCCCTTCGCGATCCGCGTGCCGCTACGTACGAGTAGTTAACCGAGCACCCGGGTTGGGCGGGACCAGAGTGGGAAGGGCTCCCCGGGTACACGCACGGCGCACCAGGCCCCGGGCTCCGTCCGGAGGCAACCCCGCCCACCTCCCGCCACCCGAGTGAACGCGGACAGGAGCGGCCATGCCCGCAGCGCAGCCGTCTTCCGAGCGGCTAGAAACAGAGCGAACAGAGCGTGCACTGCCGGCTGCCCAGACAGTCGGTCCGTTGTCACCGAGCCCTGCGAACTGCCCCCAGGTGATCCCATCATGATCGGTCGCATTCCCGTGCTGGACGTCCGCCCCGCCGTCGACTGCGGCGCCAGACCCGCGAAGGCGGTTGTGGACGAGGTCTTCGAGATCTCGGCCACCGTGTTCCGCGAGGGCCACGACGCCGTCTCCGCCCACGTCGTACTCCGAGATCCGAGCGGGCGGCTGCGGCCTCCCGTACCGCTGCGCGAGCTCGCCCCCGGCACCGACCGGTGGGGGGCCCGGGTGTCCGCCGAGGTCGAGGGGAGGTGGACGTACACCGTCGAGGCGTGGAGCGACCCGCTCGCCACCTGGCGGGCCCACGCCGCCGTGAAGGTCCCCGCCGGGATCGACGCCGACCTGACCCTCCTCGAAGGCGCCGAGCTCCACGAACGGGCCGCCGCGAAGATCCCCAAGCGGGACGGCCGGGCGGACGTGCTGGCCGCCGCCGAGGTCATGCGCGACGAGGACCGGGACCCCGCCGAGCGGCACGCCGCCGCCCTCGCGCCCGCGGTGGTGGCGGCCCTCGCCCGGCGGCCCCTCCGGGAGCTGGTCACCGCCGCGAAGGCCCTGCCGCTGCTCGTCGAGCGCAAGCGGGCCCTGTTCGGTTCCTGGTACGAGATGTTCCCGCGCTCCGAGGGAGCGGTGCTGGAGCCCGGCTCGGCCCCGGTCAGCGGGACCTTCCGGACCGCGGCCGAGCGGCTGCCGGCCATCGCCGCCATGGGCTTCGACGTCGTGTACCTGCCGCCGATCCACCCCATCGGGAGCACCTGGCGCAAGGGCCCCAACAACACGCTGTCCGCCGGTAGTTGGGATCCGGGCGTGCCCTGGGCGATCGGTTCCACCGAGGGCGGTCACGACGCCGTCCACCCCGAACTGGGCACCATCGAGGACTTCGACGCCTTCGTCGCGCGGGCCCGCGAGCTGGGGATGGAGATCGCGCTGGACTTCGCGCTCCAGTGCTCCCCGGACCACCCGTGGGTGGAGAAGCACCCGGAGTGGTTCCGCCACCGCGCCGACGGGACGATCGCCTACGCCGAGAACCCGCCGAAGAAGTACCAGGACATCCACCCGATCCACTTCGACACCGACATGGCCGGCATCGTCGAGGAAACGGTCCGGATCCTGCGTCACTGGATGGATCACGGCGTGCGGATCTTCAGGGTCGACAATCCGCACACCAAGCCTGTCGTGTTCTGGCAGAAGGTGATCGCGGACATCAACAAGTCCGACCCCGACGTGATCTTCCTCGCCGAGGCCTTCACCCGTCCCGCGATGATGCGGGCGCTCGCCGCGGTCGGCTTCCAGCAGTCCTACACGTACTTCACGTGGCGCAACACCAAGGCCGAGCTGACCGAGTACCTGACCGAGCTGTCCGGCGACCGTTCGGCCTCCGTCATGCGGCCGAATTTCTTCGTCAACACCCCCGACATCCTCCACGCGTACCTTCAGCACGGCGGCCGCCCGGCCTTCGAGGTGCGGGCCGTACTCGCCGCCACCCTGTCCCCCGCCTGGGGCGTCTACGCCGGCTACGAGCTCTGCGAGAACACCCCGGTCAAGGAGGGCAGCGAGGAGTACCTGAATTCCGAGAAGTACGAGTTCCGGCCACGCGACTGGGCGGCCGCCGATCGGGACGGGCTGAGCATCGCCCCGCTGATCACGGCCCTGAACCGGTTGCGCCGGCGCAACCCGGCCCTCCAGCAGCTCCGCGACATCCACTTCCATTCGACCGACAACGAACAGGTGATCGCCTATTCGAAGCACGCCGGAGCCAATTCCGTACTGGTGGTCGTCAACCTCGATCCGCACCACACCCAGGAGGCGACGGTCTCGTTGGACATGCCGGTACTCGGCCTCGACTGGCACGGGTCCCTCGCGGTGCGCGACGAGCTCACCGGCGAGACCTATCACTGGGGCAGGGCGAACTACGTGCGCCTAGAGCCGGGCCGCACGCCCGCGCACGTACTGGCCGCTCTGCGACCGTCCCCGCCCACCGGAGGGTCACCCATCACATGATGATCAACGATCCCGTCCACGACACGTTCGAGGACACCCCCGCCAAGGACCGCGATCCCGACTGGTTCAAGCGGGCGGTCTTCTACGAGGTCCTCGTCCGCTCCTTCCACGACAGCAACGGCGACGGCGTGGGTGACCTCAAGGGGCTCACCGCCAAGCTCGACTACCTCCAGTGGTTGGGCGTCGACTGCCTCTGGCTACCGCCGTTCTTCGCCTCACCCCTCCGCGACGGGGGCTACGACGTCTCCGACTACACCTCGGTACTCCCCGAGTTCGGCGACCTCGCCGACTTCGTGGAGTTCGTGGACGCCGCGCACCAGCGCGGCATGCGGGTGATCATCGACTTCGTCATGAACCACACCAGCGACCAGCACGAGTGGTTCCAGCAGTCCCGCAAGGACCCCGACGGTCCGTACGGCGACTACTACATGTGGGCCGACAACGACAAGCAGTACCAGGACGCCCGCATCATCTTCGTCGACACCGAGACCTCCAACTGGACGTACGACCCGGTACGCAAGCAGTACTACTGGCACCGCTTCTTCTCGCACCAGCCGGACCTCAACTACGAGAACCCGGCCGTGGTCGAGGAGATCATCTCGGCGCTCCGCTTCTGGCTGGACCTCGGCATCGACGGTTTCCGGCTCGACGCCGTGCCCTACCTGTACGCCGAGGAGGGCACGAACTGCGAGAACCTGCCGCGCACCCACACCCTCCTCAAGCGGGTCCGCGCCGAGATCGACGCGCACTACCCCGACACGGTCCTCCTCGCGGAGGCCAACCAGTGGCCCGAGGACGTCGTCGACTACTTCGGCGACTTCGCGAAGGGCGGGGACGAATGCCACATGGCCTTCCACTTCCCCGTCATGCCGCGCATCTTCATGGCGGTGCGAAGAGAGTCCCGCTACCCCGTCTCCGAAATCCTGGCCAAGACACCGGCGATCCCGGACCGCTGCCAGTGGGGCATCTTCCTGCGCAACCACGACGAGCTCACCCTCGAAATGGTCACGGACGAAGAGCGCGACTACATGTACGCCGAGTACGCCAAGGACCCGCGGATGCGCGCCAACATCGGCATCCGCCGCCGGCTCGCCCCGCTCCTGGACAACGACCGCAACCAGATGGAGCTGTTCACCGCCCTGCTGCTGT of the Streptomyces sp. NBC_01426 genome contains:
- the glgP gene encoding alpha-glucan family phosphorylase, encoding MKAIRRFTVRPVLPEPLLPLADLARNLRWSWHAETRELFQSVDPEGWQAAGGDPVRLLGAVPAARLEELAGDRRFLRRLAVAAADLDDYVHGGRWYQSHESDGGLPAGIAYFSPEFGITAALPQYSGGLGILAGDHLKAASDLGVPLIGVGLLYRHGYFRQSLSRDGWQQEHYPVLDPNELPVSLVREEDGSPARVALSLPGGRALHAHIWQARVGRVPLLLLDSDVEDNDTAAREVTDRLYGGGSDHRLLQEMLLGIGGVRAVRTYCRLTGHPDPEVFHTNEGHAGFLGLERIRELGGEPGLGFDAAVEAVRAGTVFTTHTPVPAGIDRFERSLVARHFGEGGELAGVPVDRILELGAESYPGGDPGVFNMAVMGLRLAQRANGVSTLHGAVSRGMFAGLWPGFDPADVPITSVTNGVHAPTWVAPEVIRLGARQIGAGRTEDALSVGGSPRWDAVAGIGDQEVWDLRRVLREQLVQEVRDRLRASWKQRGAADAELGWVDSVLDPDVLTIGFARRVPSYKRLTLMLRDPERLRRLLLDPERPVQIVVAGKAHPADDGGKRLVQELVRFSDDPRVRHRIVFLPDYGMAMAQKLYPGCDVWLNNPLRPLEACGTSGMKAALNGCLNLSVLDGWWDEWFEPDFGWAIPTADGIGTDDERRDDLEANALYELIEGRVAPRFYDRAGHTGLPARWIEMVRRTLVSLGPKVLAGRMVREYVERLYAPAALSHRALTPEAARDLADWKGRVRGSWPRVAVEHVEAMAAAPVGGTAELGATLTLRVRVALDSLAPEDVEVQAVAGRVDAQDVIQGGRSFPLKAAAGPDLEGRWVYEGPLALDRTGPFGYTVRILPAHPLLATPAELGLVAGPADTDAGGGVLLR
- a CDS encoding alpha-1,4-glucan--maltose-1-phosphate maltosyltransferase gives rise to the protein MIGRIPVLDVRPAVDCGARPAKAVVDEVFEISATVFREGHDAVSAHVVLRDPSGRLRPPVPLRELAPGTDRWGARVSAEVEGRWTYTVEAWSDPLATWRAHAAVKVPAGIDADLTLLEGAELHERAAAKIPKRDGRADVLAAAEVMRDEDRDPAERHAAALAPAVVAALARRPLRELVTAAKALPLLVERKRALFGSWYEMFPRSEGAVLEPGSAPVSGTFRTAAERLPAIAAMGFDVVYLPPIHPIGSTWRKGPNNTLSAGSWDPGVPWAIGSTEGGHDAVHPELGTIEDFDAFVARARELGMEIALDFALQCSPDHPWVEKHPEWFRHRADGTIAYAENPPKKYQDIHPIHFDTDMAGIVEETVRILRHWMDHGVRIFRVDNPHTKPVVFWQKVIADINKSDPDVIFLAEAFTRPAMMRALAAVGFQQSYTYFTWRNTKAELTEYLTELSGDRSASVMRPNFFVNTPDILHAYLQHGGRPAFEVRAVLAATLSPAWGVYAGYELCENTPVKEGSEEYLNSEKYEFRPRDWAAADRDGLSIAPLITALNRLRRRNPALQQLRDIHFHSTDNEQVIAYSKHAGANSVLVVVNLDPHHTQEATVSLDMPVLGLDWHGSLAVRDELTGETYHWGRANYVRLEPGRTPAHVLAALRPSPPTGGSPIT
- the treS gene encoding maltose alpha-D-glucosyltransferase; this translates as MMINDPVHDTFEDTPAKDRDPDWFKRAVFYEVLVRSFHDSNGDGVGDLKGLTAKLDYLQWLGVDCLWLPPFFASPLRDGGYDVSDYTSVLPEFGDLADFVEFVDAAHQRGMRVIIDFVMNHTSDQHEWFQQSRKDPDGPYGDYYMWADNDKQYQDARIIFVDTETSNWTYDPVRKQYYWHRFFSHQPDLNYENPAVVEEIISALRFWLDLGIDGFRLDAVPYLYAEEGTNCENLPRTHTLLKRVRAEIDAHYPDTVLLAEANQWPEDVVDYFGDFAKGGDECHMAFHFPVMPRIFMAVRRESRYPVSEILAKTPAIPDRCQWGIFLRNHDELTLEMVTDEERDYMYAEYAKDPRMRANIGIRRRLAPLLDNDRNQMELFTALLLSLPGSPVLYYGDEIGMGDNIWLGDRDGVRTPMQWTPDRNAGFSSCDPGRLNLPVIMDPVHGYQVTNVEAAMASPSSLLHWTRRLIEIRKANPAFGLGSYTELPSSNPAVLAFLREYGDDLVLCVHNFSRFAQPTELDLRSFNGRVPVELTGDVRFPPIGEWPYLLTLAGHGFYWFRLRTE